A DNA window from Setaria viridis chromosome 2, Setaria_viridis_v4.0, whole genome shotgun sequence contains the following coding sequences:
- the LOC117841961 gene encoding uncharacterized protein, whose protein sequence is MAHTMTPLSTAQNTTSILKIAPKSPTLKNSSDLSLGAKCDTRRALVCGLIAAGAGAMLGPDIASAASKRRPPPPSPTEEKKDPNVSGVQAKVLASKRRKEAMKEAVAKLREKGKPVDK, encoded by the exons ATGGCGCATACCATGACTCCCCTTTCAACAGCGCAAAACACAACCTCCATTCTGAAGATTGCTCCAAAATCCCCAACTCTGAAGAACAGCAGCGACCTTTCTCTGGGAGCCAAATGCGACACCAGGAG GGCACTTGTATGTGGCTTgattgctgctggtgctggtgcaaTGCTGGGACCTGACATTGCTTCTGCTGCGTCTAAGAGacggcctccgccgccttcgccgacgGAGGAGAAGAAAGACCCGAACGTTAGCGGCGTGCAGGCTAAGGTGCTTGCCagcaagaggaggaaggaggccaTGAAGGAAGCTGTGGCCAAGTTGAGGGAGAAAGGGAAGCCTGTTGATAAGTGA